Proteins from one Paenibacillus amylolyticus genomic window:
- a CDS encoding MOSC domain-containing protein, with the protein MTLTSDRKPGYGDAAVLAINVGLPQPLPGQKREVMSGIVKHPVSDAVFLSFTGMTGDAQADLVHHGGPGKAVCVYDYSRYPALEQLLDRKLDWGACGENLTVEGCPEEDVRIGDVYELGEATVQVSQPRQPCFKLGARYDYKELPVYFQESGHTGFYFRVLQEGEVRPLSPLRRISTDPASMTVLEANRIMHQGKEDVDGIQALLAIPSLSDSWKQTLMKRLSKLENK; encoded by the coding sequence ATGACACTCACATCGGATCGAAAGCCAGGGTATGGTGATGCTGCTGTTCTGGCCATCAATGTAGGACTGCCGCAGCCTCTTCCTGGGCAGAAGCGTGAAGTGATGAGCGGCATTGTGAAACATCCTGTATCCGACGCGGTTTTCCTGTCATTCACTGGAATGACAGGGGATGCGCAGGCGGATCTGGTGCATCATGGCGGACCTGGCAAGGCCGTTTGTGTATACGATTACAGTCGTTATCCGGCGTTGGAACAGCTACTGGATCGCAAGCTGGACTGGGGAGCTTGTGGAGAAAATCTGACGGTTGAAGGCTGTCCTGAAGAAGACGTCAGAATTGGTGATGTCTACGAGTTGGGCGAAGCCACAGTGCAGGTCAGTCAGCCGAGACAACCTTGCTTCAAGCTGGGGGCACGGTATGATTATAAGGAGCTGCCTGTTTATTTTCAGGAGAGTGGACATACCGGGTTTTACTTTCGTGTGCTGCAAGAAGGTGAGGTAAGGCCTTTATCCCCATTGCGACGGATCAGCACCGATCCAGCATCAATGACGGTCCTAGAAGCCAATCGAATTATGCATCAGGGGAAAGAAGATGTCGATGGTATCCAGGCGCTGCTGGCCATTCCTTCGCTGTCAGACAGCTGGAAGCAAACGTTAATGAAACGCTTGTCCAAGCTGGAGAACAAGTAG
- a CDS encoding phosphodiester glycosidase family protein, producing the protein MENGIVTKKVSNTNVAIPKNGSVLVFTGNQKSSSDRFTVGSTVEMNYKYTNAAGKEIPWQDVVTAVGAGPRLVKDGKVAVNPTSEGFKDAKILNASGARSGIAIMADGSVMLATVSGATIKEWAAVMQKLGAKQAMNLDGGASSGMYAGGKMLTSPGRLLSNTLVFGGSVR; encoded by the coding sequence ATGGAGAATGGCATCGTGACCAAGAAAGTGTCCAACACCAATGTAGCCATTCCTAAGAATGGCTCGGTACTGGTCTTCACAGGTAACCAAAAATCTTCTTCGGATCGTTTCACCGTGGGTTCAACCGTAGAAATGAATTACAAATATACGAACGCAGCAGGTAAAGAGATTCCTTGGCAAGATGTCGTGACTGCTGTGGGAGCAGGCCCGCGTCTGGTGAAAGACGGCAAGGTAGCCGTAAATCCGACGAGCGAAGGTTTCAAGGATGCCAAGATTCTTAATGCTTCCGGAGCCAGAAGTGGTATCGCGATCATGGCGGACGGTTCTGTTATGCTGGCTACCGTTTCCGGGGCGACAATCAAGGAGTGGGCAGCGGTAATGCAGAAGCTTGGTGCGAAGCAGGCCATGAATCTGGATGGCGGTGCATCTTCAGGCATGTATGCCGGAGGTAAAATGCTGACTTCTCCAGGTCGGCTTTTGAGTAATACACTTGTATTTGGCGGCTCTGTGCGTTAA
- a CDS encoding 5'-3' exonuclease H3TH domain-containing protein, translating to MNQRNEPTLLLVDGMAVLFRAFYATSASGYIRRTKAGLPTNAVYGFIRYFWDAVQTFGPSHVVCCWDMGGKTFRGEEYAAYKGNRAEAPDDLIPQFALIREVMDSLGIPNIGAQGFEADDCIGTLAKYYTEETDMNVMVLTGDHDMLQLINDRTSIIIMKKGHGNYMVYNPETLMAEKQLTPRQVIDMKGLMGDASDNYPGVRGIGEKTALKLVQEYGSIEGILSNMDKLTPSVRNKIENDLDMLHLSRKLAEIHCAVPVACALDICELRLDPDMVMDKFEQLEMKSLGSWMGVAIG from the coding sequence GTGAATCAACGTAATGAACCTACTTTGTTGCTGGTAGACGGTATGGCGGTGTTGTTCCGTGCTTTTTATGCGACATCTGCAAGCGGATATATCAGACGTACAAAGGCAGGATTGCCTACCAACGCAGTCTACGGATTTATCCGTTATTTCTGGGATGCGGTTCAGACTTTTGGGCCAAGTCATGTCGTATGTTGTTGGGATATGGGTGGTAAGACGTTCCGCGGTGAAGAATATGCAGCCTACAAAGGCAACCGGGCCGAAGCTCCGGATGACCTGATTCCCCAGTTTGCCCTGATTCGTGAAGTCATGGATAGCCTGGGTATTCCCAATATAGGTGCACAAGGATTCGAAGCCGACGATTGCATTGGGACGCTTGCGAAGTATTATACCGAAGAAACCGATATGAATGTTATGGTATTGACGGGTGACCATGACATGTTGCAACTGATCAATGACCGCACAAGTATCATTATTATGAAAAAAGGCCATGGCAACTACATGGTGTACAACCCTGAAACGCTCATGGCAGAGAAACAACTGACACCTCGTCAAGTGATTGACATGAAGGGTCTGATGGGAGATGCCAGTGACAACTATCCCGGAGTACGGGGAATTGGTGAGAAAACAGCGTTGAAGCTTGTACAGGAATACGGCTCCATTGAAGGGATTTTGAGCAACATGGATAAACTGACCCCTTCGGTACGTAACAAGATTGAGAATGATCTGGACATGCTACATCTGTCCCGCAAACTGGCAGAGATTCATTGTGCTGTTCCAGTTGCCTGTGCGCTGGATATCTGTGAATTGCGTCTTGATCCCGATATGGTGATGGACAAGTTTGAACAACTTGAGATGAAGAGCCTTGGCTCTTGGATGGGAGTGGCAATAGGGTGA
- a CDS encoding arsenate reductase family protein: MSNLKVYQYAKCGTCRKAVKWLEAQGHELELIPIFDTPPSASELTELIQKSGLEVKKFFNTSGEVYKEQQLKDKLPGMSADEQIRLLASNGRLIKRPIVTDGEKVTVGFKEETYEQEWNNA, from the coding sequence ATGAGCAACTTAAAAGTATATCAATATGCCAAATGCGGCACATGCCGCAAAGCTGTAAAATGGCTTGAAGCACAGGGACATGAGCTGGAGCTAATCCCCATTTTCGACACACCGCCATCAGCATCCGAACTAACCGAACTGATCCAGAAGAGCGGGCTCGAGGTGAAGAAGTTCTTTAATACGAGCGGGGAAGTGTACAAAGAACAACAACTGAAGGACAAGCTGCCAGGCATGTCCGCTGATGAACAGATTCGTTTGCTGGCTTCCAATGGTCGGCTGATCAAGCGTCCGATCGTTACGGATGGAGAAAAGGTGACAGTTGGTTTCAAGGAAGAGACGTACGAGCAGGAATGGAATAACGCATAA
- a CDS encoding RluA family pseudouridine synthase, with protein MSPYYSPIVYTVTEQEDGWLLKTVLQRRLLVSRKLLSKIKLTEQGVMLNGERVYISVKVAAGDVVEVRMEQEESDDILPEPIPFTILYEDEHLLIVNKDAGIIVHPTHGHYTGTLANGVVHYWKSKGERFRFRPIHRLDQETSGVLAIAKNPYVHQHVSEQMIAGTVDKKYIALVHGSPVPEQGSVDGPIDRDPEEPHRRIVTPDGYAARTLYTTLTRWSGGSASAISLKLESGRTHQIRVHMTSIGCPLIGDRMYKTLPGHEIDEQTMAIREDRDSWIDRQALHACELTFEHPILRERITFQAPFPADMAALEQRLNDEAAPREEL; from the coding sequence ATGAGCCCATATTATTCGCCGATTGTTTACACGGTGACCGAACAGGAAGATGGCTGGCTGCTGAAGACCGTGCTTCAACGCCGGCTGCTGGTGTCGCGTAAGCTTTTGTCCAAAATCAAGCTGACCGAGCAAGGTGTCATGTTAAATGGAGAGCGTGTATACATTAGCGTGAAGGTAGCTGCGGGTGATGTCGTTGAAGTTCGGATGGAGCAAGAGGAATCGGATGATATTCTGCCTGAACCTATTCCCTTTACCATTCTGTATGAAGACGAGCATTTGCTCATTGTAAACAAGGATGCAGGCATCATCGTTCATCCGACACATGGTCATTACACGGGGACTTTGGCCAATGGAGTTGTGCATTACTGGAAATCCAAAGGCGAGCGCTTCCGGTTCAGACCGATTCATCGGCTTGATCAGGAAACGTCAGGTGTGCTGGCCATAGCCAAGAACCCTTATGTACATCAGCATGTGTCTGAGCAGATGATTGCGGGAACGGTGGATAAGAAATATATTGCACTTGTACACGGCAGCCCTGTCCCGGAACAAGGATCAGTGGATGGACCGATTGACCGCGATCCTGAAGAGCCACACCGTCGAATTGTAACACCTGATGGTTATGCTGCAAGAACGTTGTACACGACCTTAACACGTTGGTCAGGGGGCAGTGCAAGTGCGATAAGCCTCAAGCTGGAAAGTGGCAGAACCCATCAGATCAGGGTACATATGACGTCCATCGGCTGTCCATTAATCGGTGATCGGATGTACAAGACATTACCTGGGCATGAGATTGATGAACAGACCATGGCTATTCGGGAAGATCGGGATAGCTGGATCGACCGTCAAGCCTTACATGCCTGTGAACTGACGTTTGAACATCCGATTCTCCGGGAACGCATAACGTTCCAAGCCCCTTTCCCAGCAGATATGGCCGCACTGGAGCAGCGTTTGAATGATGAGGCAGCACCCAGAGAAGAACTGTAG
- a CDS encoding bifunctional adenosylcobinamide kinase/adenosylcobinamide-phosphate guanylyltransferase produces MNQQRSETQLLLDALLSYQGKLLVITNEMHGTLHPTEEERIFTARMASVNRMLQIHADKMYMLVSGLAIDLKSQGMLAEDER; encoded by the coding sequence TTGAATCAACAGCGTTCAGAGACTCAGCTTTTGCTTGATGCGTTATTGTCTTATCAGGGCAAGTTGCTTGTGATCACCAATGAAATGCATGGCACATTGCATCCCACCGAGGAAGAACGAATATTTACAGCGAGAATGGCTTCGGTTAACCGGATGCTGCAGATACATGCTGACAAGATGTATATGCTGGTATCCGGTTTGGCTATCGATCTTAAGAGTCAGGGCATGTTAGCTGAAGATGAACGATAG
- a CDS encoding bifunctional adenosylcobinamide kinase/adenosylcobinamide-phosphate guanylyltransferase, with translation MLITVTGGIGSGKTRFALKYAAGISREGVYLSTGDHDPVIPELPSAHYRAIHAGNGQHLTEVITQINRESNLFLADQRIVIVDSLTSWMAAASGQRRI, from the coding sequence ATGCTGATTACGGTCACAGGCGGCATAGGTAGTGGTAAAACGCGGTTTGCCCTCAAGTACGCAGCCGGGATTAGCCGGGAGGGTGTATATTTATCCACTGGTGATCATGATCCCGTTATTCCCGAATTGCCATCCGCTCATTATCGTGCCATTCATGCCGGAAACGGTCAGCATCTGACAGAGGTGATTACCCAGATTAATCGGGAATCCAATCTGTTTTTGGCGGATCAGCGAATTGTAATTGTAGACAGTCTGACCTCCTGGATGGCTGCGGCTTCAGGGCAACGGAGGATTTGA
- a CDS encoding aspartyl-phosphate phosphatase Spo0E family protein — protein sequence MFCVEYDLPTNRGHVLAEGDHGDRWSVKPDNASLHDISLEDEIHMLRRKMEQIFLEEKSFTSDIVIEISSLLDLKINEYMKANPIKAK from the coding sequence TTGTTTTGTGTTGAATATGATTTACCGACGAATCGTGGGCACGTTCTGGCAGAAGGCGATCATGGCGACCGATGGTCGGTGAAACCCGATAACGCATCTTTGCATGACATTTCCTTGGAAGATGAAATTCATATGCTTCGTCGCAAAATGGAACAGATCTTCCTCGAAGAGAAATCATTCACATCCGATATTGTAATTGAAATCAGCAGCTTGCTGGATTTGAAGATTAATGAATATATGAAGGCTAATCCGATTAAAGCAAAATAA
- a CDS encoding aminotransferase class I/II-fold pyridoxal phosphate-dependent enzyme, which produces MIVNEQTTGNNKKMTSYLAPLVQQIPPSGIRKFFDLVGDNKDIITLGVGEPDFVTPWHMREACVYSLERGMTSYTSNAGMPKLREAISEYLDTQFDTKYDPKNEIIVTVGGSEAIDLALRALIVPGDEILIPEPSYVAYSPIASIGGGIPVGVETYAKDQFKLTAEALEAGITPKSKVVILCYPSNPTGAIMTYEDWLPIAEVIKKHDLIVIADEIYAELTYTQKHVSFAAIPDMKERTILVSGFSKAFAMTGWRIGYMCGHPELIAAMLKIHQYTVMCAPAMGQVAALEALTNGLGEKDRMVESYNQRRRLIVQGFRDIGLDCHEPQGAFYAFPSIQKTGLSSDLFAERLLTENKVAAVPGNVFGPQGEGFLRCSYATSVTQLNEALERIGNFVYKLQKEG; this is translated from the coding sequence ATGATAGTGAATGAACAGACAACCGGGAACAACAAGAAAATGACATCATATCTGGCACCTCTCGTGCAGCAGATACCTCCATCCGGAATTCGTAAATTTTTTGATTTGGTTGGAGACAACAAGGATATTATTACATTGGGTGTAGGTGAACCTGATTTTGTTACTCCTTGGCATATGCGTGAAGCTTGTGTCTACTCACTGGAGAGAGGCATGACCAGTTACACCTCCAACGCAGGTATGCCGAAGTTGAGAGAAGCCATCAGTGAATATCTGGATACTCAGTTTGATACCAAATACGATCCCAAGAATGAAATTATCGTTACTGTGGGTGGCAGTGAAGCGATTGACCTGGCTTTACGTGCATTAATCGTGCCTGGTGACGAGATTCTCATTCCTGAACCTTCGTACGTGGCTTATTCACCAATTGCTTCAATCGGTGGTGGAATACCGGTAGGTGTTGAAACCTATGCAAAAGATCAGTTCAAGTTAACGGCAGAAGCACTTGAAGCAGGCATCACACCGAAGTCGAAAGTCGTTATTTTGTGTTATCCGAGCAATCCCACTGGAGCCATCATGACGTATGAAGATTGGCTGCCTATTGCTGAAGTAATTAAAAAGCATGATCTGATTGTAATTGCTGATGAAATTTACGCTGAATTGACGTATACGCAAAAACATGTTAGCTTTGCAGCTATTCCTGACATGAAGGAGCGGACCATTCTCGTAAGCGGATTTTCAAAGGCTTTTGCAATGACTGGTTGGCGGATTGGTTACATGTGTGGTCATCCAGAGCTTATTGCAGCCATGCTCAAAATCCATCAGTATACCGTAATGTGTGCACCGGCCATGGGTCAGGTTGCTGCGCTTGAGGCATTGACGAACGGTTTGGGTGAGAAGGATCGGATGGTAGAATCGTATAATCAGCGCAGACGTTTGATTGTGCAGGGATTCAGGGATATTGGACTCGATTGTCATGAACCTCAGGGAGCATTCTATGCATTCCCGAGTATTCAAAAGACAGGCTTGAGTTCCGACCTGTTTGCTGAACGATTGTTAACGGAGAACAAAGTTGCGGCTGTCCCCGGCAATGTTTTTGGCCCTCAGGGTGAAGGCTTCTTGCGTTGTTCTTATGCGACTTCTGTAACCCAATTGAACGAAGCTTTGGAACGAATCGGAAACTTTGTTTACAAATTGCAAAAAGAGGGTTAA
- a CDS encoding Lrp/AsnC family transcriptional regulator, which translates to MKDLNDLQLKVLDLLKEDARRTPALLSTLLGESEDKIKNAVAQLEQDHVIVKYATVVNWSKIDDEKVTALIEVQITPERGRGFEGIAERIYLYPQVKSVYLMSGAYDLLVEVEGGNLREVANFVSEKLSPIDSVLSTKTNFILKKYKQDGIIFEDHQEDNRLMISP; encoded by the coding sequence ATGAAAGATTTGAACGATCTGCAACTAAAAGTTCTGGATCTGTTGAAGGAAGACGCGAGAAGGACTCCCGCACTGCTGTCGACGCTGCTGGGGGAGTCCGAAGACAAGATCAAGAACGCCGTGGCACAGCTTGAACAAGATCACGTCATCGTGAAATACGCGACCGTCGTGAACTGGAGCAAAATAGATGATGAAAAAGTAACGGCCCTGATTGAGGTACAGATTACGCCAGAGCGTGGTCGTGGCTTTGAAGGGATTGCTGAACGCATTTATCTCTACCCGCAAGTGAAATCCGTATATCTCATGTCCGGTGCATACGATCTGCTCGTTGAAGTGGAAGGTGGCAACCTGCGTGAAGTCGCTAATTTTGTGTCGGAGAAACTGTCTCCGATAGACTCTGTACTTTCAACCAAAACGAACTTTATTCTTAAAAAATATAAGCAGGACGGGATTATCTTTGAAGACCATCAAGAAGACAACCGTCTCATGATCTCGCCGTAA
- a CDS encoding spore coat protein: protein MYSQSLSSNGAFMQEQDLLKSILADLRRTSREYTTATTEASCPMTRRMFTDLTNDTLRLQGELFNLMQQNNMYSVSSKALRQDVDKQIQSAHQTQQKCQQFIQEKNTQNSSYSQSPNVSQHQPNYGNPYYM, encoded by the coding sequence ATGTATTCTCAATCTTTATCATCTAATGGCGCTTTTATGCAGGAGCAGGATCTGCTGAAGTCGATTCTTGCAGATTTGAGACGAACCTCTCGCGAATATACGACAGCGACAACGGAAGCTTCCTGCCCGATGACACGTCGAATGTTCACAGACTTGACGAATGATACCTTAAGGCTACAAGGGGAACTGTTCAATCTGATGCAGCAAAACAACATGTATTCTGTTTCTTCGAAGGCCCTTCGTCAGGATGTGGACAAGCAGATTCAGTCCGCTCACCAGACCCAACAGAAGTGTCAACAGTTCATTCAGGAAAAGAATACGCAGAACAGTTCATATAGCCAATCTCCGAATGTGTCTCAGCATCAACCGAATTACGGTAACCCTTATTACATGTAA
- a CDS encoding FAD-dependent oxidoreductase, translating into MDKRDIAHGSSSANTGLLQYTNDKTLTSCINTFGEATGVRFYELCREAMQQLAQIADSLDTDPWFIPRTSFCFASSEDDVTLLQEEYETLKRYGFAAELWDADKISKHFPFSKPAALYTMGDAEVNPYRFVHALFESAMKRGARIYGQTEMIHCEYDEDGVVCHTSNGKIRAKKVVFAAGYETQDIKKDRGAYLKTTYAIATKPLSDLSEWFEHSMIWETARPYLYMRTTPDGRIIAGGLDEEIPQEDQREIRAKHRGDTLLEEVRSYFPLDDLEVDYAWGAVFGNTNDGLPLIGTHPDYPHSYFVEGYGGNGTVYSMIAASFIVDAITGKPNPDMNLFSLTRTSKPSPV; encoded by the coding sequence ATTGATAAGCGAGACATTGCCCATGGCAGCAGCTCTGCCAATACAGGTCTTTTACAATACACCAATGACAAAACGCTGACCTCATGTATCAACACTTTTGGTGAAGCGACAGGTGTTCGTTTTTATGAGTTATGTCGTGAAGCCATGCAGCAGCTTGCTCAAATTGCGGACAGTCTGGATACAGACCCTTGGTTTATCCCGCGAACAAGTTTTTGTTTTGCAAGCAGTGAAGATGATGTGACCCTGCTGCAGGAAGAATATGAGACATTGAAACGTTACGGCTTTGCAGCTGAATTGTGGGATGCGGACAAAATAAGCAAACATTTCCCCTTTAGCAAACCCGCTGCGCTGTACACCATGGGAGATGCCGAAGTGAATCCCTATCGTTTTGTTCATGCCTTGTTTGAATCCGCAATGAAGCGCGGGGCTCGAATATATGGTCAGACGGAGATGATACACTGTGAGTACGATGAAGATGGTGTAGTATGCCACACTTCCAACGGTAAAATTCGGGCCAAAAAGGTTGTATTTGCTGCCGGGTACGAGACACAGGACATCAAAAAGGATCGTGGAGCCTATCTGAAAACGACCTATGCGATTGCTACCAAACCATTGTCTGATCTCAGTGAATGGTTTGAACATAGCATGATATGGGAGACAGCACGTCCATATTTGTATATGCGAACAACTCCCGACGGACGAATCATTGCAGGTGGTCTGGATGAAGAAATACCTCAGGAGGACCAACGTGAAATACGAGCTAAGCACCGGGGAGATACTCTTCTGGAAGAGGTTCGCTCCTATTTCCCTTTGGATGACCTGGAAGTCGATTATGCCTGGGGTGCCGTGTTTGGTAATACGAATGATGGCCTCCCTCTGATCGGTACACATCCCGATTATCCACATTCATATTTTGTAGAAGGGTATGGAGGTAACGGGACCGTATACAGCATGATTGCTGCTTCCTTCATTGTGGATGCGATTACTGGCAAACCCAATCCGGATATGAACCTGTTCTCACTGACACGAACAAGTAAACCCTCTCCTGTGTAA